In Streptococcus parapneumoniae, the genomic stretch ATCCAGGATGAAACCAAGACATCTGCCTCAATCACTTACCAAAACCTTTTCCGTATGTACAAGAAATTGTCTGGTATGACAGGTACAGGTAAGACCGAGGAAGAAGAATTCCGTGAAATTTACAACATTCGTGTTATTCCAATCCCAACCAACCGTCCTGTTCAACGTATTGACCACTCAGATCTTCTTTATGCAAGTATCGAGGCTAAGTTTAAGGCGGTTGTCGAAGACGTTAAGGCTCGTTACCAAAAAGGTCAGCCTGTATTGGTTGGTACAGTAGCGGTTGAAACCAGTGATTACATTTCTAAGAAATTGGTTGCAGCTGGCGTTCCTCACGAAGTCTTGAATGCCAAAAACCACTATAGAGAAGCCCAAATCATCATGAATGCTGGTCAACGTGGTGCCGTTACCATCGCAACCAACATGGCGGGTCGTGGTACCGACATCAAACTTGGTGAAGGGGTTCGCGAATTGGGTGGACTTTGTGTTATTGGTACAGAACGTCATGAAAGCCGTCGTATCGATAACCAGCTTCGTGGACGTTCAGGTCGTCAGGGAGACCCAGGTGAGTCACAATTTTACCTATCTCTTGAAGATGATTTGATGAAACGTTTTGGTTCTGAACGCTTGAAGGGAATCTTTGAACGTCTCAACATGTCTGAAGAGGCGATTGAGTCTCGTATGTTGACACGTCAGGTTGAGGCAGCGCAAAAACGCGTTGAAGGAAATAACTACGATACCCGTAAACAAGTCCTTCAATACGATGACGTCATGCGTGAACAACGTGAGATTATCTATGCTCAACGTTACGATGTCATCACTGCAGACCGTGACTTGGCACCTGAAATTCAGGCTATGATTAAACGCACGATTGAACGTGTCGTTGATGGTCATGCGCGTGCCAAACAAGATGAAAAACTAGAAGCTATTTTGAACTTTGCTAAGTACAACTTGCTTCCTGAAGATTCTATTACGATGGACGACTTGTCAGGCTTGTCTGATAAGGCTATTAAGGAAGAACTCTTCCAACGTGCCTTGCAAGTTTACGATAGTCAGGTTTCAAAACTACGCGATGAAGAAGCAGTCAAAGAATTCCAAAAAGTTTTGATTCTACGAGTGGTAGATAACAAGTGGACAGATCATATCGATGCTCTTGATCAATTGCGTAACGCAGTTGGACTTCGTGGCTATGCTCAGAACAACCCTGTTGTTGAGTATCAGGCAGAAGGTTTCCGTATGTTTAATGATATGATTGGTTCGATTGAGTTTGATGTGACACGTTTGATGATGAAAGCACAAATTCATGAACAAGAAAGACCACAGGCAGAACGCCATATCAGTACAACAGCGACTCGTAATATTGCTGCCCACCAAGCAAGTATGCCAGAAGATTTGGATTTGAGCCAGATTGGACGGAATGAACTTTGCCCATGTGGTTCTGGTAAGAAGTTTAAAAACTGTCACGGTAAAAGACAATAAAATGAGATAGTTTAGAGGCGGATACCTTGTGAAAAGTAAATTTTTACTTGGTATCCGTTTGCTTTATAAGGAGATGAGTTATGGTATTTACAGCAAAAAGTCCTAAAATCAATATTGAAGAAGTTCGTGCCTTGTCAAAATTAGAAGGCCAAGCTTTGGAGAGAAAATCACAGCGCGATCAAGAGCTAGAAGCCATTATACGTGGAGAAAACCAACGAATTCTCTTGGTAATCGGGCCATGCTCATCTGACAATGAAGAAGCTGTTCTTGAGTACGCTAAGCGTTTGGCAGTCTTACAAGAAGAAGTGGCAGACCGTATCTTTATGGTTATGCGTGTTTATACTGCCAAACCCCGTACTAACGGAGATGGTTACAAAGGCTTGATTCACCAGCCTAACGCGACAGAAGCGCCTAGTCTTATCAACGGAATTAAAGCCGTTCGTCATCTTCATTATCGTGTCATCACGGAAACAGGTATGACGACAGCTGATGAAATGCTTTATCCTGAAAATCTTCCGCTTGTAGATGATTTGATTTCTTACATGGCAGTTGGTGCCCGTTCAGTTGAAGACCAGCAACACCGCTTTGTGGCCAGTGGGGCAGGATTTTCTACTGGTTTTAAAAATCCAACCTCTGGAAATCTCAATGTCATGTTTAATGGGATTTATGCTGCTCAAAACAAACAAAGTTTCCTTTTCTTAGGAAAAGAAGTAGAAACAACTGGGAACCCGCTTTCACACGCTATTCTTCGTGGTGCTCTTAATGAGTATGGTAACAATATTCCCAACTACTATTATGACAATTTAATTGAGACCATTGCCCAGTATGAGAAAATGGGCTTGGAAAATCCTTTTATCATCATTGATACCAATCATGACAATTCTGGTAAGCAGTATATTGAACAGATCCGAATTGTCCGCCAGACCTTGATTAACCGTGCTTGGAATGAAAAAATTAAGCAGTTCGTTCGTGGTTTTATGATTGAGTCTTATCTGGAAGATGGTCGACAAAATGAGCCAGAAGTATTTGGTAAGTCTATCACAGACCCTTGCTTGGGTTGGGATAACACAGAAGCTCTTGTCAGAGAAATTTACAAAACGTTAGGAGAATAAGATGGCATTTATTGAAAAAGGTCAAGAAATCGATATGGAAGTCATTAAGGCTGAAACCCAATTGTCTGCGGAAGCCTTGAGACTCAAGGAAAGCCGTGACAGGGAATTGGCAGACATTATTTCAGGGGAAGATGACCGTCTCCTTTTGGTAATTGGTCCTTGCTCTTCTGATAATGAAGAAGCTGTCTTGGAATATGCCCGCCGCTTGTCAGCCTTGCAAAAGAAGGTAGCGGACAAGATTTTCATGGTTATGCGCGTTTATACTGCTAAGCCTCGTACCAACGGAGACGGCTATAAAGGGTTGGTTCACCAGCCAGACACTTCTAAGGCTCCAAGCCTGATTAACGGTTTGCAGGCTGTGCGCCAGTTGCACTACCGAGTGATTACAGAGACTGGTTTGACGACGGCAGATGAGATGCTTTATCCGTCAAATCTAATTTTGGTGGATGACTTGGTCAGCTACCATGCTGTTGGAGCTCGTTCTGTGGAAGACCAAGAGCACCGCTTTGTGGCTTCTGGGATTGATGCACCAGTAGGGATGAAAAATCCAACCTCAGGAAATTTGGGTGTTATGTTTAACGCCATCTATGCTGCTCAAAATAAGCAAACCTTCCTTTATCATGGGCAGGAAGTTGAGACTTCAGGTAATCCTTTGTCCCATGTCATCCTCCGTGGAGCAGTTAACGAGTATGGCAATTATATGCCGAATTACTACTATGAAAACCTACTCCAAGCCATTGAACGCTATGAAACCATGGGACTTGAAAATCCCTTTATCCTCATTGATACCAACCATGATAACTCAGGCAAGCAGTATATGGAGCAGATTCGAATTGTTCGCCAGACCTTGCAAAATCGTGATTGGAATGAGAAAATTAAAAAGACAGTTCGAGGATTTATGATTGAATCTTACCTAGCAGATGGTCGTCAAAACCAACCAGAGGTCTTTGGCTGCTCTATTACAGATCCTTGCCTAGGTTGGGAAAATACAGAGGCTTTGGTAGAAGAAATCTATGCTACCTTGGCAGAATAAGTGAAAAGGATGGAGTTGGGGAATCTCAACTCCTTTTGATGAGAATGATAGTTGGACACGGAATTGACATCGAAGAATTGGCTTCGATAGAAAGAGCGGCTGCACGACATGAAGGCTTTGCCAAGCGCGTGCTGACCGCTCAGGAAATGGAACGGTTTAACAGTCTTAAAGGGCGCAGGCAAATCGAATATTTGGCTGGTCGCTGGTCGGCTAAAGAAGCCTTTTCCAAGGCCATGGGAACGGGAATTGGCAAGCTCGGTTTTCAGGATTTAGAAGTCTTAAACAATGAACGCGGGGCGCCTTATTTTAGTCAGTCACCATTTTCAGGAAAAATTTGGCTATCTATCAGCCATACCGATCAGTTTGTGACAGCCAGTGTCATTTTGGAGGAAAATCATGAAAGCTAGTCCGCATAGACCAACCAAGGCTCTGATTCATCTGGGAGCTATTCGACACAATATTCAGCAAATGGGGGCTCATATCCCTGAGGGGACACTCAAGTGGGCAGTGGTCAAAGCCAATGCCTATGGGCATGGGGCAGTAGCTGTTGCCAAGGCAATCCAAGAAGATGTAGACGGTTTTTGCGTTTCCAATATTGATGAAGCCGTTGAACTTAGACAAGCTGGACTCAGCAAGCCAATCCTTATTTTAGGAGTTTCTGAGCTAGAAGCTGTTACTCTAGCTAAAGAATATGACATC encodes the following:
- the secA gene encoding preprotein translocase subunit SecA, producing the protein MANILKTIIENDKGEIRRLEKMADKVFKYEDQMAALTDDQLKAKTVEFKERYQNGESLDSLLYEAFAVVREGAKRVLGLFPYKVQVMGGIVLHHGDVPEMRTGEGKTLTATMPVYLNALSGKGVHVVTVNEYLSERDATEMGELYSWLGLSVGINLAAKSPMEKKEAYECDITYSTNSEIGFDYLRDNMVVRAENMVQRPLNYALVDEVDSILIDEARTPLIVSGANAVETSQLYHMADHYVKSLDKDDYIIDVQSKTIGLSDSGIDKAESYFKLENLYDIENVALTHFIDNALRANYIMLLDIDYVVSEEQEILIVDQFTGRTMEGRRYSDGLHQAIEAKEGVPIQDETKTSASITYQNLFRMYKKLSGMTGTGKTEEEEFREIYNIRVIPIPTNRPVQRIDHSDLLYASIEAKFKAVVEDVKARYQKGQPVLVGTVAVETSDYISKKLVAAGVPHEVLNAKNHYREAQIIMNAGQRGAVTIATNMAGRGTDIKLGEGVRELGGLCVIGTERHESRRIDNQLRGRSGRQGDPGESQFYLSLEDDLMKRFGSERLKGIFERLNMSEEAIESRMLTRQVEAAQKRVEGNNYDTRKQVLQYDDVMREQREIIYAQRYDVITADRDLAPEIQAMIKRTIERVVDGHARAKQDEKLEAILNFAKYNLLPEDSITMDDLSGLSDKAIKEELFQRALQVYDSQVSKLRDEEAVKEFQKVLILRVVDNKWTDHIDALDQLRNAVGLRGYAQNNPVVEYQAEGFRMFNDMIGSIEFDVTRLMMKAQIHEQERPQAERHISTTATRNIAAHQASMPEDLDLSQIGRNELCPCGSGKKFKNCHGKRQ
- a CDS encoding 3-deoxy-7-phosphoheptulonate synthase; translated protein: MVFTAKSPKINIEEVRALSKLEGQALERKSQRDQELEAIIRGENQRILLVIGPCSSDNEEAVLEYAKRLAVLQEEVADRIFMVMRVYTAKPRTNGDGYKGLIHQPNATEAPSLINGIKAVRHLHYRVITETGMTTADEMLYPENLPLVDDLISYMAVGARSVEDQQHRFVASGAGFSTGFKNPTSGNLNVMFNGIYAAQNKQSFLFLGKEVETTGNPLSHAILRGALNEYGNNIPNYYYDNLIETIAQYEKMGLENPFIIIDTNHDNSGKQYIEQIRIVRQTLINRAWNEKIKQFVRGFMIESYLEDGRQNEPEVFGKSITDPCLGWDNTEALVREIYKTLGE
- a CDS encoding 3-deoxy-7-phosphoheptulonate synthase, whose amino-acid sequence is MAFIEKGQEIDMEVIKAETQLSAEALRLKESRDRELADIISGEDDRLLLVIGPCSSDNEEAVLEYARRLSALQKKVADKIFMVMRVYTAKPRTNGDGYKGLVHQPDTSKAPSLINGLQAVRQLHYRVITETGLTTADEMLYPSNLILVDDLVSYHAVGARSVEDQEHRFVASGIDAPVGMKNPTSGNLGVMFNAIYAAQNKQTFLYHGQEVETSGNPLSHVILRGAVNEYGNYMPNYYYENLLQAIERYETMGLENPFILIDTNHDNSGKQYMEQIRIVRQTLQNRDWNEKIKKTVRGFMIESYLADGRQNQPEVFGCSITDPCLGWENTEALVEEIYATLAE
- the acpS gene encoding holo-ACP synthase, translated to MIVGHGIDIEELASIERAAARHEGFAKRVLTAQEMERFNSLKGRRQIEYLAGRWSAKEAFSKAMGTGIGKLGFQDLEVLNNERGAPYFSQSPFSGKIWLSISHTDQFVTASVILEENHES